In Bernardetia sp., the following proteins share a genomic window:
- a CDS encoding cbb3-type cytochrome c oxidase subunit I: MADTTNQASGQDVQELYYDVDSHGFVHEEHHDDHEHHGNFWTNYIFSTDHKVIAKQFLFTAIFWAVIGVGMSVIFRLQLGFPDADLSFLKPILGKWIDATGKLDKEFYLALVTMHGTIMVFFVLTAGLSGTFSNYLIPLQIGARDMASGFMNMLSYWFFAAAGLVMFYSLFIETGPASGGWVIYPPLSALPQAMPGSGLGMTLWLSSMALFIISTLLGGINYISTVINMRTRGMSFNRMPLTIWAFFITAIIGLLSFPVLFSAALLLIFDRSFGTSFFLSDIYIGGEALPNQGGSAILFQHLFWFLGHPEVYIVLLPALGISSEVIATNSRKPIFGYHAMILSIIGIAVLSFIVWAHHMFVTGMDPFLGTIFMFLTLIIAVPSAVKAFNYITTLWKGNLVFTPAMLFSIGLVSLFIVGGLTGIHLANAAIDIQLHDTYFVVAHFHLVMGSASFFGMLAGIYHWYPKMFGRMMDAKMGYFHFWSTFIGVYAIFFPMHFIGVAGFPRRYYSHTAFEPFGLFTDLNMFISTAAILTFLAQFVFVFNFFYSMFKGRLAPANPWKSNTLEWTTPRFPGHGNWVGAIPQVFRWPYDYSKPGAKDDFIPQNVPYSETPESNLPFEEKLATLEKLQKEEGIKIQKTPEAPTSDNTAKDSDENTNV, encoded by the coding sequence ATGGCTGATACAACAAATCAAGCAAGCGGACAAGATGTTCAAGAATTATATTATGATGTAGATAGTCATGGATTCGTTCATGAGGAGCATCATGATGACCATGAGCATCACGGTAATTTTTGGACAAACTATATCTTTTCTACTGACCATAAAGTAATTGCAAAACAGTTTTTGTTTACAGCAATATTTTGGGCAGTAATAGGTGTAGGAATGTCTGTAATATTCCGTTTGCAACTCGGATTCCCTGATGCAGATTTATCTTTCTTGAAACCTATTTTAGGAAAGTGGATTGATGCAACTGGAAAATTAGATAAAGAATTTTATTTGGCACTCGTTACTATGCACGGTACAATCATGGTTTTCTTTGTACTGACAGCAGGACTTAGTGGAACATTTAGTAATTACCTTATTCCTCTCCAAATCGGAGCTAGAGATATGGCATCTGGTTTTATGAATATGCTTTCTTACTGGTTCTTTGCAGCAGCAGGTCTAGTAATGTTCTATTCATTATTCATTGAAACAGGACCAGCTTCTGGAGGTTGGGTAATCTATCCACCACTTAGTGCATTACCTCAAGCAATGCCAGGTTCTGGACTTGGAATGACGCTTTGGTTATCTAGTATGGCATTGTTTATCATCTCAACACTTTTGGGTGGTATCAATTATATTTCTACTGTAATCAATATGCGTACTCGTGGTATGTCGTTCAATCGTATGCCACTTACAATTTGGGCATTCTTCATTACGGCTATCATTGGTCTTTTATCATTCCCAGTACTCTTTTCAGCAGCATTACTTTTGATTTTTGACCGTAGTTTCGGTACAAGTTTCTTCTTGTCTGATATTTATATCGGTGGAGAGGCTCTTCCAAATCAAGGTGGTAGCGCAATTTTATTCCAACACTTGTTTTGGTTCTTAGGACACCCAGAGGTTTATATCGTACTTTTACCTGCTCTTGGTATTTCATCAGAGGTAATTGCTACAAACTCAAGAAAGCCAATCTTTGGTTATCACGCTATGATTTTGTCAATCATTGGTATTGCAGTTCTTTCGTTTATCGTTTGGGCGCACCACATGTTTGTAACAGGTATGGATCCGTTCTTAGGAACTATCTTTATGTTCTTGACTCTTATCATTGCAGTTCCTTCAGCAGTAAAAGCATTTAACTATATCACTACGCTTTGGAAAGGTAACTTGGTATTTACACCAGCAATGCTTTTCTCAATCGGTTTGGTTTCTCTCTTTATTGTAGGTGGTCTTACTGGTATTCACTTAGCAAATGCTGCGATTGATATTCAATTACACGATACATATTTTGTAGTAGCTCACTTCCACCTTGTGATGGGTTCTGCTTCATTCTTTGGTATGCTTGCTGGTATTTATCACTGGTATCCAAAAATGTTTGGTCGTATGATGGATGCTAAGATGGGATATTTCCACTTCTGGTCAACATTTATTGGTGTATATGCAATATTCTTCCCAATGCACTTTATCGGTGTGGCTGGTTTCCCTCGTCGTTATTATTCTCATACTGCATTTGAACCGTTCGGATTATTTACAGACTTGAATATGTTTATCAGTACGGCAGCTATCTTGACGTTCCTTGCTCAGTTTGTATTTGTGTTTAACTTCTTCTACTCTATGTTTAAAGGACGTTTAGCACCAGCAAACCCTTGGAAATCAAATACACTAGAGTGGACAACACCTCGCTTCCCTGGACACGGCAACTGGGTAGGAGCAATTCCTCAAGTATTCCGTTGGCCTTACGATTACAGTAAACCAGGTGCAAAAGATGACTTTATTCCTCAGAATGTACCATATTCTGAAACTCCAGAATCTAATTTACCTTTTGAAGAAAAATTAGCTACTCTTGAGAAGTTACAGAAAGAAGAAGGAATAAAAATTCAGAAAACTCCAGAAGCTCCAACTTCTGATAATACAGCAAAAGATTCAGATGAAAATACAAATGTATAA
- a CDS encoding cytochrome c oxidase subunit II, protein MNGLLIAAVGALFLVLMALIYRVFMLVRVAKDVKEPSNRDGRVGMSNKVNSILFIAFFFVLFASIFAYGFSEKVKYILPEASSEHGVDIDMLFWVTTAVVFFVFILTHILLFFFPYMYRYREHKRATFIPHNNKLEIAWTIVPAVVLTMLVVSGWRVWSEVTDPAPEDALAIEIMGHQFAWKFRYGGKDKKIGKPNYMKIDATNQVGMDFEADESNYDDFMFQELRLPKGRNVLLKIRSRDVLHSVFLPHFRVKMDAVPGMPTQFWFKPTKTAEDVKQELKENNDPNWDAFEYKLACTEICGGSHFAMFAKVTVMEADEFDKWYNEQEAWAAKNVDYLKEQGIKNIPSNLASK, encoded by the coding sequence ATGAACGGATTACTTATTGCTGCTGTCGGCGCTCTGTTCCTCGTCTTAATGGCTCTTATCTATCGTGTATTCATGCTTGTGCGTGTAGCGAAAGATGTAAAAGAACCAAGCAACAGAGATGGCAGAGTAGGAATGTCTAATAAAGTCAATTCGATTTTATTTATAGCATTCTTTTTTGTGCTTTTTGCTTCTATATTTGCTTATGGATTTTCTGAAAAGGTGAAGTATATTTTACCAGAAGCCTCATCAGAACACGGAGTAGATATTGATATGTTATTTTGGGTTACTACTGCTGTAGTATTCTTTGTTTTTATTCTGACTCATATATTGTTGTTTTTCTTTCCATATATGTATCGTTACAGAGAACACAAAAGAGCAACTTTTATACCTCACAATAACAAATTAGAAATTGCTTGGACAATTGTTCCTGCCGTTGTTCTTACTATGCTTGTTGTTTCAGGTTGGAGAGTATGGTCTGAGGTTACTGACCCAGCTCCAGAAGATGCTTTGGCTATTGAAATTATGGGACACCAATTTGCTTGGAAGTTCCGTTATGGAGGTAAAGACAAGAAGATTGGGAAACCAAACTACATGAAAATTGATGCAACCAATCAAGTAGGGATGGACTTTGAAGCAGACGAATCTAATTACGATGATTTTATGTTTCAAGAATTACGCCTACCAAAAGGTAGAAATGTTCTTTTGAAAATACGTTCTCGTGATGTATTGCACAGTGTTTTCTTACCTCACTTTAGAGTGAAAATGGATGCTGTACCTGGAATGCCTACACAGTTTTGGTTTAAGCCTACAAAGACGGCAGAAGACGTAAAGCAAGAACTTAAAGAAAACAATGACCCTAACTGGGATGCTTTCGAATATAAATTAGCTTGTACAGAAATTTGTGGAGGTAGCCACTTTGCTATGTTTGCAAAAGTTACTGTAATGGAAGCTGATGAATTTGATAAGTGGTATAATGAGCAAGAAGCTTGGGCTGCTAAAAATGTAGATTATTTGAAAGAGCAAGGAATCAAGAATATTCCTTCTAATCTTGCTTCAAAATAA
- a CDS encoding quinol:cytochrome C oxidoreductase, translating into MGAHKDYHFDREALNEQFVFSAKAKRTIFIIIAIGVISSIIGLVMMATDSGHHGEAHAAIEMTGNELSSLQQELPENAPTSVGVVDGNEAVHTGDEGGHHAYHWTNRVKVNLWINVIFFIGLSVIGVFWVAIQYIAMAGWSAGFKRVPEAFASFLPVGLVLFLATFAWGYHEIFHWTDLALYNDQSASYDGIIAGKSPFLNIPFFIGGSIAIIGGWFLFHFFTRKNSLAEDKATSPAQVRKHYKNMVKLSAGFVVFFGITSSVAAWWWTLSIDTHWFSTMFGWYHFASWWVAGIAAITLTVVMLREAGYLKFINENHLHDLGKFVFAFSIFWTYVWFSQFLLIYYANIPEETAYFVERLSSPIYRKYIFIIIFVNFIVPFFGLMTRNAKRKMTILKVICIAVIIGHWFDFYQMMTPGTLRENGDYGFLEFGMPFIFVGVFAYLVGMSLSKAPLVAKNHPLLEEAYNHET; encoded by the coding sequence ATGGGTGCACATAAAGATTATCACTTTGATAGAGAAGCACTGAATGAACAATTTGTCTTCTCGGCAAAAGCAAAACGAACCATATTTATAATCATAGCCATAGGTGTTATATCTTCCATCATTGGGTTGGTTATGATGGCTACTGACTCTGGACATCACGGTGAAGCCCATGCTGCCATCGAAATGACAGGAAATGAGCTTTCTTCTCTACAGCAAGAACTCCCTGAAAATGCTCCAACAAGTGTTGGTGTTGTTGATGGAAATGAAGCAGTTCATACTGGAGATGAAGGAGGACACCACGCTTACCACTGGACAAACCGAGTGAAGGTAAACCTTTGGATAAATGTTATTTTCTTTATTGGTCTTTCTGTAATTGGAGTATTTTGGGTGGCTATCCAATATATTGCTATGGCAGGATGGTCAGCAGGATTTAAGCGTGTACCAGAAGCCTTTGCTTCTTTTCTACCTGTCGGATTAGTTTTGTTCCTTGCTACTTTTGCTTGGGGATACCACGAAATTTTTCACTGGACAGACCTTGCGTTATACAATGACCAAAGTGCTTCATACGATGGTATAATTGCAGGAAAGAGTCCATTTTTAAATATTCCTTTCTTTATTGGAGGTTCTATTGCAATTATTGGAGGATGGTTTTTGTTCCACTTCTTTACTCGTAAAAATTCATTAGCAGAAGATAAGGCTACAAGTCCTGCTCAAGTTAGAAAGCATTACAAAAACATGGTGAAGTTGTCTGCTGGTTTTGTGGTTTTCTTTGGAATTACTTCTTCTGTTGCAGCTTGGTGGTGGACACTTTCTATTGATACACACTGGTTTAGTACAATGTTTGGTTGGTATCACTTTGCAAGCTGGTGGGTAGCAGGTATCGCAGCTATTACACTTACAGTTGTGATGCTTAGAGAAGCTGGTTACTTAAAATTTATCAATGAAAATCATTTACACGATTTAGGAAAGTTTGTATTTGCATTTAGCATTTTCTGGACGTATGTTTGGTTTAGCCAGTTTTTGCTTATCTACTATGCAAATATTCCAGAAGAAACTGCTTATTTTGTAGAGCGTCTTTCTAGTCCTATTTATAGAAAATATATTTTCATCATTATCTTTGTAAACTTCATAGTTCCTTTCTTTGGACTTATGACACGTAATGCAAAACGTAAGATGACAATTCTTAAAGTAATTTGTATTGCTGTAATCATCGGACACTGGTTTGACTTCTATCAAATGATGACTCCAGGAACACTTCGTGAGAATGGTGATTATGGTTTCTTAGAATTTGGAATGCCATTCATATTTGTAGGTGTGTTTGCTTATCTAGTTGGAATGAGCTTGTCTAAAGCTCCTCTAGTAGCTAAAAACCACCCACTTTTGGAAGAAGCATATAACCACGAAACTTAG
- a CDS encoding c-type cytochrome, which produces MKLFNIFTFSTLYTVLGVIGITFLTSCGAEENYPGVEYAPQMYHSVPYEPLSQVIDNNAHWYSPIDNYFNTSPASIYGYYTEEELAENPELRKKVSNMLMPPVGTVKRQKYLTESLQDTSMFYEIHRDSVELAAKLWKSPIAADDEQALAHGKELFLTYCAACHGKEGKGDGKVGAVYNGVPNYTAGRYKTLNEGWIFHVITYGKGRMWPVKVQLNPEERWKVVRYVQQLQQGKP; this is translated from the coding sequence ATGAAGCTATTTAATATATTTACATTTTCTACTTTATATACTGTTTTGGGAGTAATAGGCATTACTTTCTTAACAAGTTGTGGGGCAGAAGAAAATTATCCAGGAGTTGAGTATGCACCTCAGATGTATCATTCTGTTCCTTATGAGCCTCTTAGCCAAGTTATTGATAATAATGCCCATTGGTATTCTCCTATTGATAATTACTTCAATACTTCTCCAGCTTCTATCTATGGATATTACACTGAAGAAGAGTTGGCTGAGAATCCAGAATTGAGAAAAAAAGTTTCTAATATGCTGATGCCACCTGTGGGAACAGTAAAACGTCAGAAATATCTTACAGAATCTTTGCAAGATACATCTATGTTTTATGAAATCCATAGAGATAGCGTAGAGTTGGCTGCTAAACTTTGGAAAAGCCCAATTGCAGCAGACGATGAGCAAGCATTAGCTCACGGAAAAGAATTATTCTTAACTTATTGTGCTGCTTGCCACGGAAAAGAAGGAAAAGGAGATGGAAAAGTAGGTGCAGTATATAATGGTGTGCCTAACTATACAGCTGGGCGTTACAAAACTCTGAATGAAGGTTGGATTTTCCACGTAATTACGTACGGAAAAGGACGTATGTGGCCTGTAAAAGTTCAACTCAATCCAGAAGAACGTTGGAAAGTGGTACGTTATGTACAACAATTACAACAAGGAAAGCCTTAA
- a CDS encoding DUF3341 domain-containing protein, which translates to MANTSNTMEVDKHYILGVYSDEDDLKHGVEHIREKGISIYEVFNPYPVHGLEKSLGYGHSWLPKAAFMFGALGTTCAISMQTGMMGALWPMIIGGKPFISIPDFVPVSFEMTVLFSAFGMVGSFLVSEDLKPYKVPRIFDRRSTDDKHIVAIDLAKNSLSEAEIKSVLEEAHAEEVNRKDFTEEENNPSFFKYLSDLFKYGVRSTSRPK; encoded by the coding sequence ATGGCAAATACATCAAATACAATGGAAGTAGATAAGCACTATATCTTAGGTGTTTATAGTGATGAAGACGACCTAAAACACGGTGTTGAACATATTCGGGAGAAAGGAATTTCTATCTATGAAGTATTTAATCCTTATCCAGTTCACGGATTAGAGAAAAGTCTAGGATACGGACATTCTTGGCTTCCAAAAGCAGCTTTTATGTTTGGAGCATTAGGAACTACTTGTGCTATCTCTATGCAAACAGGAATGATGGGTGCGCTTTGGCCAATGATTATTGGAGGAAAGCCATTTATTTCTATTCCAGACTTTGTTCCAGTATCATTTGAGATGACAGTTCTTTTCTCTGCTTTTGGTATGGTAGGTTCTTTTTTAGTTTCTGAAGATTTGAAACCTTACAAAGTTCCTCGTATCTTTGACCGTCGTAGTACAGATGATAAGCATATTGTTGCTATTGATTTAGCAAAAAATAGCCTTTCAGAAGCAGAAATCAAATCTGTATTGGAAGAAGCTCACGCAGAAGAAGTAAACCGTAAAGACTTTACAGAAGAAGAAAATAATCCTTCTTTCTTCAAATATTTGAGTGATTTGTTTAAGTATGGTGTACGTTCTACTAGCCGACCTAAATAA
- the nrfD gene encoding NrfD/PsrC family molybdoenzyme membrane anchor subunit: protein MQIISDVREPLVTGDKTYHDITKDIAGRVEDNPAPLWWGAFAFALVLLVAGGAFLGDMLWNGIGRWGLNKTVQWAWDITNFVWWVGIGHAGTLISAVLLLFRQKWRTAINRAAEAMTIFAVICAAVWPIVHMGRPWLGAYWVLPIPNTFGSLWVNFNSPLLWDVFAISTYFSVSLVFWFMGLVPDFATIRDRAVTRFGRIFYGALSLGWVGGAKAWVHYEAMSLILAGLSTPLVLSVHTIVSMDFATSVIPGWHTTIFPPYFVAGAIFSGFAMVLTLMIITRKVYKLEHYITLEHIELMNIIIMVTGSIVGIAYITELFMAWYSGVPYEQYCFINRSTGDYWWAYWSMMTCNVISPQVFWFKKVRTSIVLTFILSIIVNIGMWFERFVIIVTSLHNGYLPSSWAYFSPTAWDVMCYVFTFGLFFTLFFLFAKFFPVINMAEVKSVLKSSNHHVYKNRETIKDPHDVV from the coding sequence ATGCAAATAATATCAGATGTACGAGAACCCTTAGTAACTGGTGATAAGACCTATCACGATATTACTAAAGATATTGCAGGAAGAGTAGAAGACAATCCAGCTCCATTGTGGTGGGGTGCTTTTGCTTTTGCCTTAGTTTTGCTTGTAGCAGGAGGAGCATTTTTAGGAGATATGCTTTGGAATGGAATTGGTCGTTGGGGACTGAACAAGACCGTACAATGGGCTTGGGATATTACTAACTTCGTTTGGTGGGTTGGTATTGGTCACGCAGGAACTCTTATTTCTGCTGTACTCTTACTTTTCCGTCAGAAGTGGCGTACTGCCATCAACCGTGCAGCAGAAGCAATGACAATTTTTGCCGTTATTTGTGCAGCCGTTTGGCCTATCGTTCACATGGGTCGTCCTTGGTTGGGAGCTTATTGGGTATTGCCTATTCCAAATACATTTGGTTCTCTTTGGGTAAACTTCAACTCTCCACTTCTTTGGGACGTATTTGCCATCTCAACGTATTTCTCTGTATCACTCGTTTTCTGGTTTATGGGACTTGTGCCTGACTTTGCGACTATACGTGACCGTGCTGTTACTCGTTTTGGTCGTATTTTTTATGGTGCGCTTAGTCTTGGCTGGGTAGGTGGTGCTAAGGCTTGGGTTCATTACGAAGCTATGTCATTGATTTTGGCAGGTCTTTCAACACCTCTTGTACTTTCTGTACACACGATTGTAAGTATGGACTTTGCAACCTCTGTAATTCCAGGGTGGCACACGACTATCTTCCCTCCTTACTTCGTTGCTGGTGCGATTTTCTCTGGCTTTGCAATGGTACTTACCCTTATGATTATTACTCGTAAGGTATATAAATTGGAACACTACATCACTTTAGAGCATATCGAACTGATGAACATTATCATTATGGTAACAGGTTCAATCGTGGGTATTGCTTATATTACAGAATTATTTATGGCTTGGTATTCAGGTGTTCCTTATGAGCAATACTGTTTTATCAACCGTTCTACTGGAGATTACTGGTGGGCATATTGGTCAATGATGACTTGTAACGTAATTTCTCCTCAAGTATTTTGGTTTAAGAAAGTTCGTACAAGTATTGTTCTTACTTTCATCCTTTCTATTATTGTAAATATTGGAATGTGGTTTGAGCGTTTTGTAATTATCGTTACGTCGCTTCACAATGGTTATCTTCCTTCTTCTTGGGCATATTTTAGCCCAACAGCTTGGGACGTAATGTGTTATGTGTTTACATTCGGATTGTTCTTTACTCTTTTCTTCTTATTTGCTAAGTTCTTCCCAGTAATAAACATGGCAGAAGTAAAATCAGTATTGAAATCATCTAACCACCACGTTTATAAAAATAGAGAAACTATCAAAGACCCTCACGATGTCGTTTAA
- a CDS encoding TAT-variant-translocated molybdopterin oxidoreductase, whose product MKLSERIYWKGIEQLKNDPDFIQNAEKEFPEHLKMKDAYGDNTDDDDVTKSSRRDFLKVMGFSVAAVSLTACEAPVKHAIPYLTAPEEVIPTIPNYYASTFIDGGEASPVVIKTREGRPIFADGNAFSAISNGKVNARISASVLGLYDNEKVKHPLKGKEKTDWKTIDSEISSKISSLGSNLNIVSQTVVSPTTQKLINEFCAKTGAKHVSYDPVSVSGMMEANFRSFGKRVVPSYNFDKADLIVSINADFLGYWLSQVEHSVQYAKTRKISENKKTMSRHYQIESVYTNTGASADYRLPISPSQEGAIVAALYNALGGSIGGSFKFENAVLDKNYQQLLKDLKAANGKALVVSGSNDPDVQQIVNAINQKLGSYGTTIDMQSPSYQRKGDDKKMADFITELKGGAGVIFYNCNPVYDHPMGEQIAAALPKSKLSVSTSDRVDVTASSCQYLTPDRHYLESWNDAEPKAGHLSLVQPTINPIFDTRQFQDSLLIWGGMEGDYYTYLRKAWREKGIATGGMNFESAWKKVLHDGVYKANGNNTASSSLLAVATDTTSVTDETEMTEEAEMPVMTSTDSYRDADWSSVNANITKNYKTTVASQGSEVELVVYAAPVMGTGSMANNPWIQETPDPITKLTWGHAVLVSMQKAAELGFETVEVKTSKAKVTVEGLDYILPVIIQPGMPANTIAISLGYGHTEEANLGKVSVEAAGANAYKMLSMRDGFIQYARTNGVKIEAVGDTEKIARTQTHQTYLGRETIIQEAILKDYQNVDNLIKDKYDPKVTMDGKKVEPTDISIWDIDSDGYGSEDDAIAKAEAKAESNIKPGSEDNWLVRQRERDQYAADTFEYNLHHWGMVIDLNTCTGCSACLVACSMENNVPVVGKTEVENRREMHWMRIDRYYTASIEVPKGENASASDYHKLKQVSENPEVVFQPMMCQHCNNAPCETVCPVAATTHSSEGLNQMTYNRCVGTKYCANNCPYKVRRFNWFKYHNNDEFDYNMNNALGKMVLNPDVTVRSRGVMEKCSLCVQKIQEGKLAAKREGRKVRDGEVVTACASACPTNAITFGDLNNKDSKIVKMLEPELDKRAYNVLHEINTRPNVWYLTKVRNQEEAFVPSGATTATEQTVES is encoded by the coding sequence ATGAAATTAAGTGAACGCATATATTGGAAGGGCATCGAACAATTAAAAAATGACCCTGATTTTATCCAAAACGCTGAAAAAGAATTTCCAGAGCATCTCAAAATGAAAGATGCCTATGGCGATAATACAGACGATGATGATGTTACAAAAAGCTCTCGTCGTGATTTCTTAAAAGTGATGGGATTTAGTGTTGCAGCAGTTTCTCTTACAGCTTGTGAAGCTCCTGTGAAGCATGCAATTCCTTATCTTACAGCACCAGAGGAAGTAATTCCTACCATTCCTAACTACTATGCTTCTACATTTATCGATGGAGGTGAGGCTAGTCCAGTAGTTATCAAAACTCGTGAAGGTCGTCCTATTTTTGCAGATGGAAACGCATTTTCTGCAATTTCTAACGGAAAAGTAAATGCTCGTATTAGTGCATCTGTTTTAGGGCTTTACGATAACGAGAAAGTAAAACATCCATTAAAAGGAAAAGAAAAAACAGATTGGAAAACCATTGATAGTGAAATTTCTTCAAAGATTTCTTCTTTAGGCTCTAATCTTAATATTGTGAGTCAGACTGTAGTAAGTCCGACGACGCAAAAACTTATAAATGAATTCTGTGCTAAAACTGGAGCAAAACATGTGTCTTACGACCCTGTTTCTGTTTCTGGTATGATGGAAGCAAATTTCCGTAGTTTCGGGAAAAGAGTAGTTCCTAGCTACAACTTTGATAAAGCAGACCTTATTGTTTCTATCAATGCAGACTTTTTAGGCTATTGGCTTTCTCAAGTTGAGCATTCAGTACAGTATGCGAAGACTCGTAAGATTTCTGAAAACAAGAAAACGATGTCTCGCCACTATCAAATTGAATCAGTTTATACAAATACAGGTGCTTCGGCAGATTACCGTCTTCCAATTTCTCCTTCACAAGAGGGAGCTATCGTAGCTGCTCTTTACAATGCGCTTGGTGGAAGTATTGGTGGTTCTTTTAAATTTGAAAATGCTGTTTTAGATAAAAACTATCAGCAACTTCTTAAAGATTTGAAAGCTGCTAATGGAAAAGCTCTTGTAGTTTCTGGCTCAAACGACCCAGACGTTCAGCAAATCGTAAATGCTATCAATCAGAAATTAGGAAGCTACGGCACTACGATTGATATGCAATCTCCTTCTTATCAGCGTAAAGGTGATGACAAGAAGATGGCTGATTTTATTACAGAATTAAAAGGTGGAGCAGGAGTTATTTTCTATAACTGTAACCCTGTGTATGACCACCCAATGGGAGAGCAAATTGCTGCAGCACTTCCAAAATCAAAACTTTCTGTTTCAACTTCTGACAGAGTTGATGTAACAGCTAGTTCTTGTCAGTATCTTACTCCAGACCGTCATTATTTAGAGTCTTGGAATGATGCTGAACCAAAAGCAGGTCATTTAAGCCTTGTTCAGCCTACTATCAATCCAATTTTTGATACTCGCCAGTTCCAAGACAGCCTACTCATTTGGGGTGGAATGGAAGGAGATTATTATACATATCTTCGTAAGGCTTGGAGAGAAAAAGGCATTGCTACTGGAGGAATGAATTTTGAAAGCGCTTGGAAAAAAGTATTACACGATGGTGTTTACAAGGCCAATGGAAATAATACAGCTTCATCTTCTCTTTTGGCAGTAGCAACAGATACAACTTCTGTTACTGATGAAACAGAAATGACAGAAGAGGCTGAAATGCCAGTAATGACTTCAACAGATTCTTACAGAGATGCTGATTGGTCAAGTGTAAATGCTAATATCACTAAGAATTACAAAACAACAGTTGCTTCACAAGGAAGTGAGGTAGAATTAGTTGTTTATGCTGCTCCTGTAATGGGAACAGGTTCAATGGCAAATAACCCTTGGATTCAAGAAACACCAGACCCAATCACAAAACTAACTTGGGGACACGCTGTTCTTGTTTCTATGCAAAAAGCTGCTGAACTTGGCTTTGAAACGGTTGAAGTAAAGACTTCAAAAGCAAAAGTTACAGTAGAAGGTTTAGATTACATACTTCCAGTAATCATTCAACCAGGTATGCCAGCCAATACGATTGCAATTTCGTTAGGTTATGGACATACAGAAGAAGCTAACTTAGGTAAAGTTTCTGTTGAAGCTGCTGGTGCAAATGCTTATAAAATGCTCTCTATGCGTGATGGATTTATCCAGTATGCACGCACTAATGGAGTAAAGATTGAGGCAGTAGGAGATACAGAAAAAATTGCTCGTACTCAGACTCACCAAACGTATTTAGGTCGTGAAACCATTATACAAGAAGCTATCTTGAAAGATTATCAGAATGTTGATAATTTGATAAAAGACAAGTACGACCCTAAAGTTACAATGGATGGAAAGAAAGTAGAACCTACTGATATTTCTATCTGGGATATTGATAGCGATGGCTATGGTTCAGAAGACGATGCAATCGCTAAAGCAGAAGCCAAAGCAGAAAGTAATATCAAACCAGGTTCAGAAGATAACTGGCTTGTTCGCCAACGTGAAAGAGACCAGTATGCTGCTGATACTTTTGAGTATAATCTCCATCACTGGGGGATGGTCATTGACCTAAATACTTGTACAGGCTGTTCGGCATGTTTGGTAGCTTGTAGTATGGAAAACAACGTTCCAGTTGTTGGAAAGACAGAAGTAGAAAATCGTCGTGAAATGCACTGGATGCGTATTGACCGTTACTATACTGCTTCTATTGAAGTGCCAAAGGGTGAGAATGCTTCTGCTTCTGATTATCATAAACTTAAGCAGGTTTCTGAAAATCCAGAAGTGGTATTCCAACCGATGATGTGTCAGCACTGTAATAATGCTCCTTGTGAAACAGTTTGTCCTGTTGCTGCAACTACACACAGTTCAGAAGGTCTTAATCAAATGACATACAACCGTTGTGTGGGTACAAAATATTGTGCTAACAACTGTCCTTATAAAGTTCGTCGTTTCAACTGGTTTAAATATCATAACAACGATGAGTTTGATTATAACATGAACAATGCACTTGGCAAGATGGTATTAAATCCAGATGTTACGGTTCGTTCTCGTGGTGTAATGGAAAAATGTTCACTTTGTGTTCAGAAAATTCAAGAAGGCAAATTGGCTGCTAAACGTGAAGGACGTAAAGTACGTGATGGCGAAGTAGTTACTGCTTGTGCTAGTGCGTGTCCTACCAATGCAATCACATTTGGTGACTTGAATAACAAAGACAGCAAGATTGTTAAGATGTTAGAGCCAGAGTTGGATAAGCGAGCTTACAACGTTCTACACGAAATTAACACTCGTCCAAATGTTTGGTACTTGACAAAAGTTCGTAACCAAGAAGAAGCATTTGTTCCTTCTGGTGCAACTACTGCAACTGAACAAACTGTGGAATCATAA